In Parasteatoda tepidariorum isolate YZ-2023 chromosome 8, CAS_Ptep_4.0, whole genome shotgun sequence, the DNA window ttCCTACTTTTTTACATTCCTTTAAAGTAAGATTCTTTCTGTCTgtcataaactgaaaataatttcccAAAAAGAAAGAACTTCTATCAATAGTGTCCACTTCTTTAATATTCGCTTCAAGTACAGGAATGGATCGTGCTTCTGTATATTCTAAATTAGTACCACTTACTTCTGAAAAGTGACTCATGgtggaaatattgtttgcagTGGCATGAATTAGTGAATCAATTTCATTTGAAGCTGAAGAATCGTCAAAACTTGTTCCTATATTCTGAAGCGCTTTTAGTCGTGAAGAACTACGAGAATCGGCATTAACAGGTGAATCTGAATTTTGAAAGGTTTTACAGAAGGTTAAACACCTACTTGTTGAGGAAATATTGTTAGAAGCAGTTTGAATACCTGAATTAATCTCATTTGAAGCTGAAGAATCGTAACAACTTGATCCTATATTCTGACACGTTTTCAATGATGAAGAACTATGAGAATTGGTGATATCAGGGGAATCTGTCTGTAGGTTGATACTATCTGTATCAAAAGCATTTGAATTCTGtaagattttacaaaaatttctaaaaacggAATCTATATTCGTAGAATCACACGTTGCTTCTGCAATATATGGCTGGAAAGGCGAGCTAGAATTTAAATCAAGTGAATTTGATGCTGCAGTAAAATTGGAAACAACCGGAAGAATAAAGACAATTTCAGAAGTGGATTGAGTATCAGGATGGTACAAAGGACAATGATGAACACCGTCAACACTAGGAGTTTCGATTAAAGTGTTAGGTATAGAAGACGTGCACATGTGTGAAGACGAATCgtgcaaaatttcattttccagaTTAGAATCCGAAGTAAAAACTTGCGATCCAGAATACAGATCAGAGTAACAACTTTTCAAATCTTCAATTCCTTTTTTCATCTCTTCGtctaaaaaattagatatttcattttcatctaTCTGAATATTTTCCAAATCAGTTATTTGGGAgggaaaagcatttttttcatccTGCTCAATTTCCATAGGCAGATAAGGTACAGGGTTATCACTTCTTTTGGCgacactttttttcatttccccGTCTAAAAAAGTGagcatttctttataattaaccGGAACAGTTTTCATAATATCAATAACTTCGGAGATATCCGTATTCTTAATCGTTTCAGTCTTtaccatttcaaaaatattttcatgcgcACTTCTTTGTTCTGTAGTTCTTGGAGCATTTTTTCCTACTTGTTTTGAATTCGAAAGGTCAACAAAATTGATCTTCTGATTAGAATCTTCAATGTTCTTCAATTGAGGGTCAATAGTTAACTTAGATTCTAGATCAACTCtagaattattacttttttctttctttctgctTCTTACTTTATTCAAATACTTCGCAAATgaagaaatagttttagatGAAGTAGGTGCTTGGCTGTTTGAGATCTGACTTGCACTAAACCTCTTTGCCATATCTAACAGAAATGAGTTCCTTCCTTCGGGTGAATTAGCCGTGCTGGatgattttaaatcatgatCTAAAGCTCTTATGTGAGATTTCACGGCATGAAACAGTCTATCTGGCTCTTTTAATGCCAAGTTTTTAGATTTAGAATTTGAAGCAAAGGATTTTTTATCCATCATGGAAGCATGCGGGTTCGTTTTTTTAACAGCTAATTTCCCAACTATTTTATCAGTAGATATTTTATCACCTACATATTTCGTATGCTTATCATTTGAAGGCTGATTGTCTTCTTTAAACGAAACAGCTTTGGTTGGTATAGATGATTTTACGTTacgttttaaagataatttcatgggGATCACGCATCTTGGGGTAGAATCTATGGCAGAGGACAATTTAGTAGGCTTTTTTATCGTGATAAATTTAGATCTTGTATTATATGGAGATAAATATTCATCATCAGTCTTGAGACTCCTTCCTATAATTGGATCAGCtggcatttttttacataaattcttTGCAATGCAAGCAAATGTTTCATTGGAAGCTTTGCCAGTTTTAAGAACGGAGTCTTTCAGAACACTGTATTTCAGAACAGAATTACTTCCTAATACATTATGTTTATCGTCAACTACTTGACCAGTATGCATTATTCGAACTTTCTTTTGAGTGCTAATATGCTTACTAGCCGAAGCCTTGTTGGTTGCTCGTTCTAAGTCATTGCTATCAATAACAAGATTAtccaacaattttattttatttttatcgtgcGCATACAAAGTACCTGCATTACTAGGCTTATTGATTTGTAATTTACCTTTTAACGATATTTTGATAGGACTCACACGTTTCACGGAAGAATTATTTACAGAGGGCGTAAGTatagttaacttttttaaagaaaatcttttggATTTACAATTACAAGAAAATGAAGGTTTGTCATTAGTCTTGAGAGGATGAGcgcttattttcttaatttgtccATTTTTCATGGAATTTGAATCAACTGTTATTTTTCGATATACTTTGTTTGCAGACTTAGTCTTAAGatcttttttatcacttttgtCACTAGTCTTAAAAGACAGCACGCTTGTTTCcttaatttgttcatttttcgtGGTATTAGTATCGACAGTTATTTTTCGATCGACTTTCTTAGTCAAAAgagattttttactatttttgtcCTTAGTCTTGAGTGACTGAGTGCTTTTCTTAATCTTTccatttttaatggtatttgtATCAACTGTTGTTTTTCGACCGACTTTCTTTGCAGACTTTGTCTTGATACCTTTTTTATCATTAGTCTTGGGAGACAGAGAGcttgttttctttaattgttcattttttatggTGTTTGTGTCAGCTTGTACTTTTCGATCTTTTCTTGCAGTGCTTGGTTCCTTAATTCgttcattttttactgtatttatatCAACTGTTATTTTTCGATCAATTTTCTTTGCAGATTTTGTCTTAACAgctttattatcttttttgtcattatttttgaaagacagAGACTTCGTTTCCATAATTTGTTCGCTCTCCATTGCTTTTGTATCAACTGTTATTTTTCGCTTCATTTTCTTTGCAGACTTAGTCTTGAGAGCTTCTTTACAATTTGCAGATTCGATATTAGTCTTTTTAGATTTCGATTTCTTactttttgaaagcattttgaaGGTTCGAACGTATTTAATCTGCACTTTTACTAtcgaaatatagtttttatgtacgtacctgaaaaaaataataacaaactttTAGGTTGAGCTTCAACAAATTTAAAGctatacatttttcttaactAATGGGGTAAGATGTATTAGAGTATGCAGCTATAGGCGAGGACTAGGACTCCCAACTGGAGAtgggggatatttccgtatcgtgatctgtcgcgccaactacaatcgccaaggtgccaaatagattttaatcttgcaaatttttaaaaacaaaacatgtagatgtttgccgggggtggctacgagttaagCCTTTCGAGTTGGTAACTTTctgtgacatttttttcttcttcagtttCTTGCGGGTCACTGCCCGGAAGTTTCCatgacttggcgattattctgccacagatcacgatacagaaatcTCGCCTACAGAAGAggagagagaaattttttctgcggaaaattttctaaaatggtaaatcttttagtaaacttttgcaaggatttttcgaaaatttagaggacaaaaaaaagcttttggtacattttatcttttattgatcaatttatgtactatttaaacaaaaactacaggttataattcttataataccATAACTAGAAGTCATAATTCCTGCAATAACTTAACAGGTTATAAACTTTGCAAtccacataaataaaattaagtttgattCAATTGAACTTAAGATTTGTCTTATTCTTAAATTTGCAACTAGTAACAAGTCTATTTACCCTATTTCATAATAATCACCTATTTCccttatttgataaataaaataatgaggtAGTGGCAGAGAGAAGATGGCACCACTGTTCTGGCTGcagcaattataatattattatcctTCGTTTAAATAGCACTAGATTGGGCCGTGGTAACCCAGTAGTTAAGAGAATTGAACTTGAGTCTGGAGAAGCCGGGTTCTATCCCCGACTCCGCTAAAACCCACCCACTACATGCGATATACGCGCTTTTAAAACCTGTGGAATCGTAAGTCCTGTGGGTCTATCACTGAGCAGTTCAGTAcagggatctggagaaaatttccttcctctTCAGATCCATgtataaattgagaaaatagcAGCAAGAAATGAGTGATGCTGCTATCTATCTGAGGAGTTCTGATCTAAGACTATATGTGATTTCACTCTTGTGGTGCTCTCGTCTAACAAAAGGCGCACCTTCCAGACTTAAATCGCAAAAAACGGCAATAGTTGACGAACTTGGCTTGTTCAAATGTCATTAGAAATAACAACAGCAGCACtattgagataaaaataaatcgaatttgCTGTGTGATATGATGGGCGATGACAATGTTATGCTTTCGTATTTTCATTCTGAGCATGATATTGCAACGGAACACACAGACACGGGACCTTCACTTATTAGCAGCAACTCGGATTTATATAACCTTATGATTTCTAGTTCTAGGAGTTACCCAGAAAATAGAATATCAATGTCAAATAATCTTGATGTTAGGACAATTAGAGAAGTGTTTCtagaaaaaattgtgataaaattctcATTGTGTACATACAGGGCCGACTTATGCGTGTCGCGGCCCCTAGGCAATGCTCGTCTCGGCCCCCCCTACCGTCTTCTAACTTcctaatactatattttttagctAACACAACActttatattcataattacgCTGTTTTTTACTGCATAGGTATATTAtcacattattcaataaaaaatattgaatcaaacgaaaagaatataagtaattaatatatgcatttaaaaaaaattatacaataagcttaaatattaactcttctaactttttttgttacaaaatcgtTCAAGACATCCTGAAAGTTAACCTTTTCCAGTAGATCATTTTCAATTGCCATTATGGCCAAtgaatttaaactgttttgtgACATAGTTGAACGaagacagtttttaattaatttcaatttggaaAAGTTCCGTTCACCAGTGGCGTTTGTAATCATTAGACTTCTATATATTTGCAAAGCTGTCATTACATTCGGGAAAGTTGATTGTGCCATGTTACCAATAATCAGTTTGTAAGACTCTTCGGCAGGCACAATTTTTCCCCCGGCGTCTTCTAATTGTAAGATGAAGTATTTATACTGCACCATTTCGTCTATAAACTCAGGCTCAATGTCCtcgaaataatgttttttaagctTTGTGCAAGCGTGTCTAATTTCAGCGTCGGATTTTTCAAGCGTGGTGTGTTAAAAAAGCTGCTCTTGCTGTATAGTCATCTGATTAGTCGGCGTTAAAATTACCGCGATAAAATTGCTTGCGATTATATTACTGCGTTATATATGAACTAACtatcataatattaatatctaatttggAATGCGTTCAGAAATGTACTAAAATAGCGTCGATGTAATGTACAGAGCAAGAAAATCgtcattgaaatttcgaattaaatttttactgtttaagaaccattgtcaatttttttctccgtagcACAGGGCCCCTGGAAGTGGCGGGGCCCCTAGGCAGTTGCCTACAGTGCCTAATGGATAAAACGGCCCtgtgtacataattttttaccacAAGTTCGTGATTGCATAAAAACTGATCAAATCACATTTTTAGCTTTTCAGGAAATGTGTTAGCGtcattaataagataaaaattaaaaactttcaaaacacgATTTCTAAGCGTtgttaatacttttgtttttccttGTAGGAAGGGGAAAACTCAAAATAGCATTACATTACGAGTTAGTGAAAATGCTTAAGTTTTGTTCACTAGAAGTTAAACTTTACAGTACCTTGATAATTTAATAGCTTAGAAAATTTCccagaaaaaagttcttttttaaaaaattttggaaaaccCACATATCTACTCCTAACTTGCAGAATCAAAGGGCGATGGATGAATTACCTTCCTCGGCTAAAGTGATCCCCCCGCCTCAttaggcttttaaaaaaaaacttttttttttttaaagagttgcTTTCGATAGAGCTCTTGGTATTTAAAGGgttgcttttaaaaagagacGCAAAATCAAAACCCATCACTATAACGAACAAAAATAGTAGAAAATGCCGTAGACATGGTTGGCCAGAAgtaaacaatgttaaaaataattgcatccTTACAGTTTCTCTCTTGTATTCCATTTCTGTTAACTTGTTAAATACTTTAGAACTTcttgaacacaattataaaactcgtttaccTTAACATAagtcatgcaaaaaaaaactaaaaattaattacttttttattttttctatttaaaacattttcgatcttctatttaaaacattttcgaatgcgcaaattttttacataattttaaactaagtaattttaagAGATGTAATCGAACAAATAGTTCGCttagaaaaaaacttgaaaatactgactttttagaaatattttaacttaaaaaattcaatttatataaagtcatttaaaattacatagcttgaaataaagtaaacatttatataCCTAACAATTCAAACATATTTCGTCTAATAAacgaacaaaaatataaataactactaaaattttttacatgattttatcttggaaaaaattaattttgatatttttgttcaaaaagttttgaatcCACTTAAAAACTTCTCAAGATATGATTGAATGcacaattagtaaaattaacatttcagtGGTTATACTTTCGAGAGCTCACGTGACTTAACTTAGGACTATACTTCCAAAAATTGCGGCTGTCattattttgagggtcaaaaatctaaatctgtcaaaaaaaaaatttatgcttgcCTTAATGATTCCGaaattaagctaattttttgtactaattaattaacatatttaatgcAATGTTCTAATAGGCCTTTTCTCTCCGGACCGAACTCAACGGTCGAGTGGGTGGGGACGAGGacggaaaattctaaatatgctattaattaatattcataaataaactgATGGAGTcgtgatggttcaggggatagagcgttcgccttccaatgaggtgaaccggggttcgatcacggcaatggctggtcgatacgaattccgcatccggcttgcaccgaccacagtgttgacgtgaaatatcctgagtggtagacggatcattggttccccttgctgtcaggctaaccgagggaggttctcgtggtcttcctctccatgtaacgcaaaatgagggttagttacatcaaaaagtcctccatgaaggcaaatttcaccaatacttgatccagaagttcccttgtcttctggattggttcaaaattacaaagctacggagttgaaaatttctttttttttcatttccaatgATCGGActtgcacaatcggtcttgccgatgagcagacctagtgcgttctccaaaggtggtatccactctttcaggaccaccacaatgggtgagataccgttggtcacgttaatttggacgtctagtttctgccacactagatggcagcaccgagactctatttggatgctaaagcgCACTAGGAACTTCATTTTGCCGGANTTAACTTAGGACCATACTTCCAAAAATTGCGGCTGTCattattttgagggtcaaaaatctaaatctgtcaacaaaaaaatttatgcttgcCTTAATGATTCCGaaattaagctaattttttgtactaattaattaacatatttaatgcAATGTTTTAATAGGCCTTTTCTCTCCGGACCGAACTCAACGGTCGAGTGGGTGGGGACGAGAAGGGAAAATTCTAAAGAtgctattaattaatattcataaataaactgATGGAGTcgtgatggttcaggggatagagcgttcgccttacaatgaggtgaaccggggttcgatcctggcaatggctggtcgatacgaattccgcatccggcttgcaccgaccacagtgtcgACGTGAAATATCATGggttagacggatcatgggttagaatccccttgccgtcaggctaaccgtgggaggttctcgtggtcttcctctccatgtaacgcaaattgaGGGTTAGctacatcaaaaagtcctccatgaagggaaatttccccaatacttgatccagaagttcccttgtcttctggattggttcaaaattacaaagctacggagttgaacattttttttcatttccaatgATCGGActtgcacaatcggtcttgccgatgagcaaacctagtgcgttctccagaggtggtatccactctttcaggaccaccacaatgggtgagcaaccgttggccatgttaatttggacgtctagtttctgccacactagatggcagcaccgagactctatttggatgctaaagcgCACTAGGAACTtcattttgccggaaatgccaagagccaataaggcactccagggatcttttacatgccgcataatcatacgacatggcagCTGAGGAtattctgcatcccgaaaatccggtgtctgagCCGGGGATCGAACCTGCAGACTTGGGCTctgaaggccgacgacaaacctgctgcgccacccagccacttaagttgaacattagaaacATAAACCcgaaaaaattgggtcggctgttcaacgacggttataaaaaaaaacaatgattaaataaaataaactgatggtggatatttacttaatttggaAGTATATTTCGATATATGTAAAAGACAAGGCCGTCACCAAACGCAGAGAGATAAAGCGTGCggaattttagataatttattaatttttttgagacaAAATTATGCCATTACAATTCTGCAATCAATAGTTTTTGATAGGTAGTTAAATAGTATACAATTGTCTGCCTTTCGACTTTTGATaagtatctttgtttttatgcaattgacgttaaaaaaaatgttaacgtCATCGAAATAAGTTCAAACTGCaacaaaattagatttaaaaatcaaaatcgaACAACTGAGAAACGTGAAGTTTTAAATGACTTTCTCAAACCACAAATAGCATactgttatttcttttaagttttgagagaaaaaaatcatagaagttctaaaaattatccaGCGCTTTTACTCAACTAATAAAGCTACccctttattttttacctttttgaaGGTATTGTTCCTGCTGCCTTGTTACACtatatcatcaaaagtttgctaagtacaaaaaaaaaatcaaaaagcacCGTGGAAGAAACGTGGCGACATTGTCACAGAACGCTACCgagttcttgcagaaatattttttctttgggaagtaaaaaattttgcttttttttctgcagaaattttagaaagattttatcttttcttcagaattatattcaaaagatgcctTTCTCGAGCATCggagtggaaaaaaaatgcttatgatttttctattctcatttgagaataatgaaaaataaagaataaagtaaaaaatttgttttcctttctgtagaaattttcgttctatttttttcatacagttttactactactaatttccacatagttttgaaaatccgatattttttattacaacttaTTCTCGAAATGAAAACACGCATTTAGCAACCCCCTTTTTGAATAATCCAATTCGCGTGATTTCGCCgtcgatcttttttttctcggtgGTTACTACTACagatttcacgattttttttaatgtgttgatgaattacaaaatgtgaaaaaggaaataattagtgtgttaTCTTCCtacaaaatgcaagaatattGTCCATAATATTAGTCAGGGGtctgaatttgaagaaatttgggttCGTTAACGGACTTCGTTAACTTTTAATCGAGCCcttcactaatttttttaatcttcattattgttttgttaatcgaataagcCCTTcctggggggggggaggaagaCGGTTCGAGACAAACTAAGATttcctaagtttaaattccaaatgtagtattctaagaacatatttctacttttacaaacatcgtgtgcgcattcttattaatattaaatcataatttttttgtaaataaataattgatcaatttatatttattcataaaactaattaattgaatattatgtaaataaaacttaacttcAGTTATATACAGTTCAGTTCAGTTATAATTCACTTAACattgaatattatgtaaataaaaattaactctaATTTATTAGAAGCAActgttgagcagaatcttgtatctatttacaatttaaaaacttcttgaaaaggtttttatttctgctataacaggaccctatttgcacaaattcacaaaagcaggaccctggttgaaagaatataatttaactcttattttatattcacaaattatgaatagttttttcacaattttacaaaatcagggcctttcacaaaatgtctggacagacccctattagtataaaaaattttacatattcaattaaaagaattattttagttatttgaaaGTTGACGCTTcggttactttaaattagtatcaTGTATATTGGCTATTTttaagtatcttgcagaaagatattagtattagagaggtatgtcgcagaaagcccgaaaaaaattctgccacaggatATATATATGAAGAGTAAGTAATATGACGTTCTGTGCTAAATATGAAGATAaccaattttttctaaatttgcagTTTTACATTTGagattgcaaaataataataatattaaataaataaataaaaataaaaggaaagcatgagaaattaaaaggaaaaaaaaagagttaaatatgcaaatgataAACAATTAGGACAATTTCATgtgtaacaaattaaaaatatcatttgcttAGACACTGCTTTATAAAACTTAGTCATTACAAACCTAATCATGCTTACGCAGGAAAGCtcttatgctttaaattttactgcagttaacgaattttaattcaaataaggtgtaactttaaagaaaaagaaattacgatttcattcctttttttttttaatttttaaaactcttgtaagaatttttttcttcacatttttcttttcaaatatataactattgaataaaattatcggagtgcaattgtatttttactttttttttctgcattttgaaAGACAATTGAACATAAAACGATTTTAGTATCTTTGCAAGATTTGCCCATTCCACTTCCTCCCCCCGAGccaacaaaaataagtaaattgccAACTCCCCTCCCCCATTTGGAACTTAAATAATACTTGAATGACCCtctattttaatgacatttatgaacataacattaataatgatacatgttcattttaacttttaaaattaacggcatagtaaaaaaaatgttatcctGCAGaattgaaatggttttactttAACCAAAATGTAAGCAACCTTTAAATTTAGTCTTTAAAACTAATGCTCTATAATTTATGTCAGTTTCTCTTGTAGCACTAATTGGTAGATCTCCGTATTGTGAACTGACGCAGTGTCATAATTCGATTATACAAATCATCTTGAAGATGAAGAATAATTACAAAttgaagatgaaaaataattgcaaattagcATGATGACAAATAATTAACTAACTttagttgaataaaattaatttactacctaagaaaatagctaaaat includes these proteins:
- the LOC110282546 gene encoding uncharacterized protein isoform X1, yielding MLSKSKKSKSKKTNIESANCKEALKTKSAKKMKRKITVDTKAMESEQIMETKSLSFKNNDKKDNKAVKTKSAKKIDRKITVDINTVKNERIKEPSTARKDRKVQADTNTIKNEQLKKTSSLSPKTNDKKGIKTKSAKKVGRKTTVDTNTIKNGKIKKSTQSLKTKDKNSKKSLLTKKVDRKITVDTNTTKNEQIKETSVLSFKTSDKSDKKDLKTKSANKVYRKITVDSNSMKNGQIKKISAHPLKTNDKPSFSCNCKSKRFSLKKLTILTPSVNNSSVKRVSPIKISLKGKLQINKPSNAGTLYAHDKNKIKLLDNLVIDSNDLERATNKASASKHISTQKKVRIMHTGQVVDDKHNVLGSNSVLKYSVLKDSVLKTGKASNETFACIAKNLCKKMPADPIIGRSLKTDDEYLSPYNTRSKFITIKKPTKLSSAIDSTPRCVIPMKLSLKRNVKSSIPTKAVSFKEDNQPSNDKHTKYVGDKISTDKIVGKLAVKKTNPHASMMDKKSFASNSKSKNLALKEPDRLFHAVKSHIRALDHDLKSSSTANSPEGRNSFLLDMAKRFSASQISNSQAPTSSKTISSFAKYLNKVRSRKKEKSNNSRVDLESKLTIDPQLKNIEDSNQKINFVDLSNSKQVGKNAPRTTEQRSAHENIFEMVKTETIKNTDISEVIDIMKTVPVNYKEMLTFLDGEMKKSVAKRSDNPVPYLPMEIEQDEKNAFPSQITDLENIQIDENEISNFLDEEMKKGIEDLKSCYSDLYSGSQVFTSDSNLENEILHDSSSHMCTSSIPNTLIETPSVDGVHHCPLYHPDTQSTSEIVFILPVVSNFTAASNSLDLNSSSPFQPYIAEATCDSTNIDSVFRNFCKILQNSNAFDTDSINLQTDSPDITNSHSSSSLKTCQNIGSSCYDSSASNEINSGIQTASNNISSTSRCLTFCKTFQNSDSPVNADSRSSSRLKALQNIGTSFDDSSASNEIDSLIHATANNISTMSHFSEVSGTNLEYTEARSIPVLEANIKEVDTIDRSSFFLGNYFQFMTDRKNLTLKECKKVGSCFFNKLSPFPRYLSVKYFCDNAEEYLSGFCFCDSSSQTTRYKFDENFQNSSFNELIKKYVSYQLKEIVKALPVLPFCIKSNLLFKAKNSKLTYFEKLLLKKILKNNQEVDLEDLIDRLIFVGIVVVFNEHKKIK